In Sphaeramia orbicularis chromosome 7, fSphaOr1.1, whole genome shotgun sequence, one genomic interval encodes:
- the etv7 gene encoding transcription factor ETV7 has protein sequence MEDISPPPLVKQENSAHSPSAVTLTHVKQLTTPLKVHQSPPHQLPVVSPPTQEDLWHLPGRLRINPSLWDKEDVDHWLHWAQKEYSLRRPEKGRFEMNGRALCLLTKEDFRRRCPSSGDVLYEILQCVKQQRRTVVCEPPKSTGHLHSPVPSNCTQKPQPQPPRKDTQVSLALQVESVPAAPTVTNTPEPLSPLKERPMIFYQQLAPLTQTNGSTVVSTLTPSQIQHHSEKETMIQEPLNLSSRERPRSPLQKANGRIPECRLLWDYVYQLLCDERYQEYIRWEDQDSLVFRVVDPNGLARLWGNHKTNMTYEKMSRALRHYYKLNIIKKERGQKLLFRFLKIPQDIKKHQNDHVESPENTSHLDQDYPDSSPTQEFSEDHFEVSPDRCSSPQTPQPGAPMR, from the exons ATGGAAGACATTTCCCCGCCACCTTTGGTAAAG CAGGAAAACAGTGCACACAGTCCTTCAGCTGTGACTCTGACGCATGTAAAGCAGCTCACCACTCCACTTAAGGTCCATCAGTCACCCCCCCACCAGCTTCCTGTGGTCAGTCCTCCCACTCAGGAGGACCTATGGCATCTACCTGGACGACTGC GGATAAACCCATCTCTGTGGGATAAAGAGGATGTGGACCATTGGCTCCACTGGGCTCAGAAGGAATACTCACTGCGTCGTCCAGAAAAGGGACGCTTTGAAATGAATGGCCGTGCTTTGTGTCTGCTCACAAAAGAGGACTTCAGACGACGCTGCCCCAGCTCAG GTGATGTCCTGTATGAGATCCTCCAGTGTGTCAAACAGCAAAGGAGGACTGTTGTCTGTGAACCCCCAAAATCCACTGGTCACCTCCACAGTCCAGTACCCTCCAACTGTACCCAAAAACCTCAGCCTCAGCCCCCAAGGAAAGACACTCAAG TTTCCCTCGCTCTTCAAGTAGAGTCAGTACCTGCTGCACCCACTGTGACCAACACACCAGAGCCCCTGTCACCTCTCAAGGAGCGCCCGATGATTTTTTACCAACAACTTGCTCCACTCACGCAAACTA ATGGGTCCACTGTTGTCTCTACATTGACCCCCAGCCAAATTCAACATCATTCTGAAAAGGAGACCATGATCCAGGAGCCTCTGAACCTGTCCAGTCGGGAACGGCCAAGGAGCCCATTGCAGAAAGCAAATGGTCGCATTCCAG AGTGCCGACTACTGTGGGACTATGTCTATCAGTTGCTGTGTGATGAACGTTACCAAGAATACATTCGATGGGAGGACCAGGACAGTCTGGTGTTCCGGGTAGTTGACCCCAATGGACTGGCACGTCTGTGGGGAAACCATAAG ACAAACATGACCTATGAAAAAATGTCTCGTGCTCTGAGGCACTACTACAAGCTCAACATCATCAAGAAAGAACGAGGACAGAAGCTTCTCTTCAG GTTCCTAAAAATCCCCCAAGATATTAAGAAACATCAAAATGACCATGTTGAGTCACCAGAGAACACGTCACATCTGGACCAGGACTATCCAGACAGTAGTCCGACACAGGAGTTCAGTGAGGACCACTTTGAGGTGTCCCCTGATCGTTGTTCTTCTCCACAGACACCTCAGCCTGGTGCTCCAATGAGATAG
- the LOC115422607 gene encoding uncharacterized protein LOC115422607 isoform X1: MMWADKLGKQLGHPTRSVLGWLVSKFFKKHNRILEENAVQLCGILPGDTVLELGHGPGLGLQSALKLLTEPTGRLIGVDYSQYMHKMASELMKDQVASGKVTLYHCDVAAMPLPDSSVDKVFHCNCYYFWPDLKRGATEIHRVMKPGGMMVTTLRLSSIAKLASKRVMPGENWRPETYMAALRDCGFTDIRMEDKQDSLITFQAIYAIASK; encoded by the exons ATGATGTGGGCTGACAAACTTGGTAAACAGCTGGGTCACCCGACACGATCGGTGTTGGGGTGGCTGGTTAGTAAGTTCttcaaaaaacacaacagaatccTTGAGGAGAATGCTGTGCAGCTTTGTGGGATCCTGCCTGGGGACACGGTGCTGGAACTGGGTCATGGACCAGGTCTGGGTCTCCAGTCCGCACTCAAACTGCTCACAGAGCCCACAGGCCGCCTCATAGGAGTGGATTATTCACAATACATGCACAAG ATGGCAAGTGAGCTCATGAAGGACCAAGTGGCCAGTGGGAAAGTGACTCTATACCACTGTGATGTAGCAGCGATGCCCCTTCCAGACAGCAGTGTGGATAAAGTCtttcactgtaactgttactacTTCTGGCCTGACCTCAAGAGAGGAGCCACAGAGATACACCGTGTGATGAAGCCAG GGGGCATGATGGTGACCACACTGAGGCTGTCATCTATAGCTAAACTGGCATCAAAGCGAGTAATGCCAGGGGAAAACTGGAGACCGGAGACCTACATGGCAGCTCTGAGAGACTGTGGATTCACTGACATCAGAATGGAAGATAAACAGGACAGTCTTATAACATTTCAGGCTATCTATGCTATTGCATCCAAATGA
- the LOC115422607 gene encoding uncharacterized protein LOC115422607 isoform X2 — protein MWADKLGKQLGHPTRSVLGWLVSKFFKKHNRILEENAVQLCGILPGDTVLELGHGPGLGLQSALKLLTEPTGRLIGVDYSQYMHKMASELMKDQVASGKVTLYHCDVAAMPLPDSSVDKVFHCNCYYFWPDLKRGATEIHRVMKPGGMMVTTLRLSSIAKLASKRVMPGENWRPETYMAALRDCGFTDIRMEDKQDSLITFQAIYAIASK, from the exons ATGTGGGCTGACAAACTTGGTAAACAGCTGGGTCACCCGACACGATCGGTGTTGGGGTGGCTGGTTAGTAAGTTCttcaaaaaacacaacagaatccTTGAGGAGAATGCTGTGCAGCTTTGTGGGATCCTGCCTGGGGACACGGTGCTGGAACTGGGTCATGGACCAGGTCTGGGTCTCCAGTCCGCACTCAAACTGCTCACAGAGCCCACAGGCCGCCTCATAGGAGTGGATTATTCACAATACATGCACAAG ATGGCAAGTGAGCTCATGAAGGACCAAGTGGCCAGTGGGAAAGTGACTCTATACCACTGTGATGTAGCAGCGATGCCCCTTCCAGACAGCAGTGTGGATAAAGTCtttcactgtaactgttactacTTCTGGCCTGACCTCAAGAGAGGAGCCACAGAGATACACCGTGTGATGAAGCCAG GGGGCATGATGGTGACCACACTGAGGCTGTCATCTATAGCTAAACTGGCATCAAAGCGAGTAATGCCAGGGGAAAACTGGAGACCGGAGACCTACATGGCAGCTCTGAGAGACTGTGGATTCACTGACATCAGAATGGAAGATAAACAGGACAGTCTTATAACATTTCAGGCTATCTATGCTATTGCATCCAAATGA